The Coffea arabica cultivar ET-39 chromosome 8e, Coffea Arabica ET-39 HiFi, whole genome shotgun sequence genome window below encodes:
- the LOC113707160 gene encoding RHOMBOID-like protein 2, with translation MMRNGDLESRGAAKGRTHNNVSSYQPYYVETSESQWTSWLVPMIVVANVAMFIVIMIINNCPKNNYGIRGQCVAKFLGRLSFQPLNENPLFGPSSNTLEKLGALEWSKVAHQRQAWRLITCIWLHAGVIHLIANMLSLVFIGIRLEQQFGFVRVGAIYLLSGIGGSILSCLFIQRSISVGASGALFGLLGAMLSELLTNWTIYSNKVAALFTLVVIIVINLALGILPHVDNFAHIGGFISGFLLGFVLLFRPQFGYLESRQLPPGARLKSKYAVYQYVLVLVALILLIIGFTVGLVMLFRGENGNDHCSWCHYLSCVPTSKWSCNN, from the exons ATGATGCGGAACGGAGATCTGGAGAGTAGAGGAGCAGCAAAGGGCAGAACCCACAATAACGTTAGCAGCTATCAACCTTATTATGTGGAGACATCAGAGAGCCAGTGGACTTCATGGCTAGTTCCAATGATAGTGGTGGCTAATGTTGCTATGTTCATTGTCATCATGATTATCAACAATTGTCCCAAGAATAATTATGGGATTAGAGGGCAATGTGTGGCAAAGTTTCTTGGAAGGCTTTCTTTTCAGCCTCTAAACGAAAATCCTCTCTTTGGCCCTTCTTCTAATAC ACTGGAAAAATTGGGTGCACTGGAGTGGAGCAAGGTAGCACATCAGCGTCAGGCATGGAGACTTATCACTTGTATCTGGCTGCATGCGGGAGTGATTCATTTAATTGCCAACATGTTAAGCTTGGTGTTTATTGGAATTCGGCTTGAGCaacaatttggatttg TGCGAGTTGGGGCCATCTACCTCCTCTCAGGAATTGGTGGGAGCATACTCTCGTGCCTTTTCATTCAGCGCAGTATCTCTGTAGGAGCTTCTGGTGCTCTTTTTGGTCTTCTTGGTGCAATGCTATCAGAGTTGCTTACTAACTGGACCATTTATAGCAATAAG GTTGCAGCTCTTTTTACCCTTGTGGTCATCATCGTCATCAACTTGGCTCTTGGTATACTTCCTCATGTTGACAATTTTGCTCATATTGGAGGTTTCATTTCGGGGTTTCTCCTTGGATTTGTACTATTGTTTCGGCCCCAGTTTGGTTACCTGGAAAGCCGCCAACTTCCACCCGGTGCTCGTCTCAAGTCGAAATATGCAGTTTACCAGTATGTTCTCGTGCTGGTTGCCCTGATTTTACTGATCATTGG ATTCACGGTAGGATTGGTCATGCTCTTCAGGGGAGAAAATGGGAATGATCATTGCAGCTGGTGCCATTACCTGAGCTGTGTGCCCACATCGAAATGGAGCTGTAACAATTAA